From the genome of Nicotiana sylvestris chromosome 1, ASM39365v2, whole genome shotgun sequence:
tgatactcaaacttaaggactgcttgtccttaacttatgaattttgaattcaaacttaaggacaaaAAGTCTTTAAgttttaaacttgaatctataaGTTAAGGACAGTTAGTCCTAAAATTAGTCTAACAATCACAGAAGTTAAGGATGTAGTGAAACACATTAAGAGACTTACTCTTTTTTGCGACCTCTCCTTTTCTCCTTGCCCAACCACACAATGAATTTCTTCACTAATTTTTCATCTTCTTTGGCATAATGAAAAATACACCTACGAGTATAGGTTGATTTTATCCAACCTGAACTCTTCAGAGTATTTTGATTGTCTGCCTTGGAACTTACTGTTTTTCCTTCCTTATCAAAAGGAGATTTCAACTgccagcttaacttcttgttcctTTTACCTCAACCAAGTTCTTCTTCAACATTTCCTTCACCCTCCATAGTTAAAGTCgaatcaatgtccatttgtaTACTTGGAGGAGTAGGAGTAAGAAGAGAAAATGACGGATCATCATAACCAATACtgtctctctttcttttccttgtaTATTGGTTAAGATTGTCATCATTGGTGTCCTCTTTGTTTTCCTCTGCTGgcgacactatatatatatatatatatatacatattcatATTAGTTTTCTGCAACAGGTCAAATGAAGAGACAAAATTTCAATTGTACATATAATAATTAGGGCACAATCAGTACCTGTCTTCTCCACAGTACCTTCTTGTGTTTTTTCAAGAGACAACTCAGCTAAAATATTGCGTgcagtattttctttttcttgcaattCCACATTTTCTTTATCTTGCAGTTGTTCACCATGATCTTTAGATGCTTGTTGACAAGATTCTGCAAAAATATTTACAACAACTAACATGTTAATaatctttaattaaaataaacatatataaaattaaaaaagcaCTGCCTAACCATTTGCAATATCCAAGATCATTCCAGCTACATCATCATAATCACATGTTGCATCTATAGATTTGGAACCAATCTCACTTCTGCCTATGTCTTGAGATTGTAGTCCAGTTTTCTCTTGATACTGCACTCCAGCTTCTTTGCTTGCTGCTTCAAAAGATACAATATATAATGAAATAAATATACAATATATAATGAAAATTTTATCTAACCTTGACTGGCACAAGTTTGAActccaaatttttctttgtatgacaGCGGTGTAGAGAGATCATACGTTCCTTCTAAGCATTTGCATACAATCTCGCTGACACTTGTCCCCAATGGACTTGTTAAATCCTCCTGTGATTGCAATCCACAAACTCTACAAATTTTCTCCGGCACTCCACAAACTTCTGCATGCACAtgtatagtttatatgtattaatcTATTGAATATACATTTCAacgaaaataaaaatcaaaatctatAACTAACCTTTCCCAATATCAGTAACATTTTCAGTTTCATCATCTAGATGTGCGTCTCTAAATTCTCTTTCATACTGACCCTCTGCATGCACATCCATATAATCACGTTCAACACCACCTGCATCTTGGTTGAATATGCCAGTACGCTCAGTAGCACGACAATGATCATCAACTCCATATTTTCTAATTGGAACACTAGATTCTCTATCTGTGTTCATCTGATCAGCTTTCCCAAACATGTTCATCAAAGTATCAAGCTTTGATCCTAGAGTTTTCTTTAAATCCTGAGAAAGCAACTAAGTTACAAAGAGAAGGacatgtttaaaacttaaggacaggcagtccttaagtttgaacttaaagttcaaaacttaaggaaatgcaatccttaagtttgaactccaagttcaaaagttaaggacaagaagtccttaactttgaattccaagttcaaaacttaaggacatgatgtccttaagtttcatttcaaagttcaaaagttaaggacaagaagtccttatctttcaattccaagttcaaaatttATGGACACAAAATCCTAAAGTTGGACTAACTGAAATTACCTTGATTTCGTTCTCAATCTTTTTTCTGATACAACAATTTTCTGATTAACTCTGGTAACTTctgcttgcaaatccttcttaaaactctctaataatctctgaatcaaaaaacataatataaaaaaaaggTGTTCGTAAgcaagaaataatcaaataaaaaactaATACTATTCAAATGCAGAAACACATACTCTAACAATTTCCTTAAGTACGCCTTCGTCAAATTGTGTGGAAGAAGACCTTGAGCCTTGATCTTGTGAAACTGGCTCCTCCACACAAAGAGGTTGTGTATCTTCTTCTTCCACGGGAATAAAGGGTGACACCTCAATCAACTTAAACACCTATTATATAAGAAAAACTAAACATAAGTATACataactaaaacaaataaacaaaaaaaagataGTAATTACATTAACTTACTTTTTTATTATGGAAATATTTTCTACAAAGAGCATCAAATTGTGGAGACTTCATTTCAGAATAACATAACATTCGAGGATAACCAACTTCTTTGAAGTTCACAAATTGTTTCTCTTGGAAAATAGGAAGTACTTCCATAATCCAGACACAAAACGCAAAAGGAAAGCCAACTAAAGTGTAGCTATCaatatctttttctttctctttctccttctgaaCATCATTCTCATTTGATTTCAAGCAACTCTTCAATGATTTTAATAGCGTCTCATAAGCAAGAGAGCCCCAGTTGAAGGAAGCTCAAAGTGCATCATCGTCAAAAATTTTCATTATTTGCTCCGACACATTCCTATTTTTCCTCTTGCCCATCAAAACCGACTCAACAAAATAGAGTGTTGCCAACTTCAAAGCATCATCATCACTGCCAGCAAATGATGAAGTTGTACCATGTGGGCGACTAGAAATAAAACTATACAAATCAGCCAACTCAATTTTGTCCTTTCCAGGGAAATAGACTCTTAAAAGCCTATTCTCTTTCTCATTTAAACCTTTCATGTCAAGCGACGAATAAGACTTCAAACCAGTAATAATATGGAATGCATCACGAGTAAACTTAATATCGCGGTCAAATACCTTGAAGGTCATCGAATCAGGTTCATTACTAACAATTTCAGAAAGCAATACACAGTGCATAAGTTTACCCGAGAACTTCACACTTTGTAATCTGAAGAAGTtgccaaaaatattttccctcaATTTCTTCCATTGGCTATTCGACAGAAAACTTTTAATTATTTCCTTATATTGAAAATCTCCTTTCCAATATACCAGAAAATTACGCCAAtcgtcaaaatcaaaaaaatgatcACCTTCCATTATAACactagaaaagaaggaaaaacaaacaAAGATTAGGACTTAACTTAAAAtttcaagtttaaaagttaagcaaATAcaatccttaactttaaattttaagtgCAAACGTTAAAgaaatacagtccttaacttatactttcaacttccaaagttaaggacacttagtccttaacttcaagtttcatgtgcaaaagttaaggacaataagtccttaactttaaattgtaaatgcaaaggttaaggaaataca
Proteins encoded in this window:
- the LOC138880777 gene encoding uncharacterized protein, which gives rise to MNMFGKADQMNTDRESSVPIRKYGVDDHCRATERTGIFNQDAGGVERDYMDVHAEGQYEREFRDAHLDDETENVTDIGKEVCGVPEKICRVCGLQSQEDLTSPLGTSVSEIVCKCLEGTYDLSTPLSYKEKFGVQTCASQAASKEAGVQYQEKTGLQSQDIGRSEIGSKSIDATCDYDDVAGMILDIANESCQQASKDHGEQLQDKENVELQEKENTARNILAELSLEKTQEGTVEKTVSPAEENKEDTNDDNLNQYTRKRKRDSIGYDDPSFSLLTPTPPSIQMDIDSTLTMEGEGNVEEELG